The stretch of DNA AGCGCGCCCTCGTCGGCCGTGCGGCCATCGGGGCGACCCCCGACGAACGGGCGCTGCTCGAGGCCATCGTCGCGGATCGGCGCGCACTCCTCGGCTAGACCGGCAGGATCACGGGCAGGCGGAGCAGCAGAACGACGCCGCCTGCGGCGCAGAGCAGGGCGAGGCTGAGGAAGACGCCGACCCAGACCAACCCCGGCACACCCGACAGGCGGGCGAGCTGGTCCGCGTCCGAATCGCCGCGCCCGCGGCCCGCACCCTCGTGCCGGCGTGAGGTCTGCAGCTCGAGGGTCGCGCGCAGCGAACCGGCGAGCAGGAATCCGGCGAGGGTGGTCGCGACGACGGCCTGCCAGAACGGGTCGAGCAGCCAGGTCGCCGCGAAGACCAGGGTGCCGACGACGAGCACCGACCAGAGCCCGAACCAGTTGCGGATCTGGATGAGCACCAGGACGAGTAGGGCGAGCACCGCCCACAGCACCCCGGTCGCGTGTCCGATGCCGATCAGCGAGGCCGCGCCGAGGCCGACGAACGCCGGAGCGGGATAGCCCGCGAGAAGCGTGAGCGCCATGCCGATCCCGCGCGGTCTCCCGACGCTCACCGTCACGCCGGACGTGTCGGAGTGCAGGCGGATGCCGCTCAGTCGCCGCCCGGTGAGGGTCGCTGCGAAGCCGTGCCCCGCCTCGTGCACGATCGTGATCGAGTGCCGCGCGAGCCGCCAGACCGGTGAGAACACGACCACCACGAGCGCCGCGAGCAGGCAGCCAGCGACCACGACCGGGTCGAGTGCGGGACTCTCGGCGCTGATCCGGGCCCACAGCGCCACGAGTTGCTCCACGGTGCCATTCTCGCTTGACTTGAGTGATGACCGATCTGAATGCCAAGCCCGAAATCGACGCGCCTGAAGGGCCGGCGCCGGAAACCCTCGAGATCGTCGACATCGTGGAAGGCGACGGCCCCGCCGCCGCCGCGAGTTCGACGGTCAACGTCCACTACCTCGGTGTCGAATACGAGACCGGCGAAGAGTTCGACTCGTCGTGGAGTCGCGGCCAGTCCATCAACTTCCCGCTGAACCGCCTCGTCGCGGGATGGCAGGAGGGCATCCCGGGCATGAAGGTCGGCGGACGCCGCAAGCTGACCATCCCGCCGGCTCTCGCCTACGGTCCCGCTGGAGCGGGTCACCCGCTCTCGGGCAAGACCCTGATCTTCGTGATCGACCTGCTCGGCGTCAGCTGACCTCGGCGCTCGCGCCGACCGCGGAGTAAAAAGAGAACCCACCGACCAGTGGCGGGGCGATGCCTCCGACCCAACCTGGCCCGGTGGGTTCTCTTTCAGGTCTTCAGACTGCGCCTGACCCGTGCGCTTCGTCAAGAGCGCATCGCGCCGCACGGCGTGTCTTCAGGAAGGGACGCTCGCTCAGGCGGCGGCGTCGAGTCGCTCGACGCGGACCTGGCGCATCGCCTCGGTCCAGCTCTCGAGCTGGTCGAACATCGTCTGCGCCATCCCGGCGTGGTGCGCTCCGGGCGTGAAGACGCTGTAGTTCTCGAAGTCGGTGACGAGCGAGAAGGACAGGCTCTGGCGCACGTGCGCGATCTGCAGCTCGGATGCGATGCCGCGCAGGTGCTCGACGGCGCGGACACCGCCGACGGAGCCGTAGCTGACGAAGGCGGCCGCCTTGTTGTTCCACTCGGCGTAGACGTAGTCCAGCGCGTTCTTCAGCACACCCGAGGTCGAGTGGTTGTACTCGGGGGTCACGAAGACGAAGCCGTCGTAGCTCGCGACGGCACGCGCCCACGCCTGGGTGTGGTCCTTCGTGTACTGGCCCATCGACGGCGGAACCGGCTCGTCGAGGTGCGGCAGCGGGAAGTCGGCGAGGTCGACGAGCTCGTAGGTGACGCCGTCGCGCTCGGACGCCTGCTCGAGGACCCAGCGGGCGACGGGCTCGCCGTTGCGGCCGGGCCGAGTGCTGCCGAGGATGACGCCGATGCGAAGGTCGTCAGTGGTGTGTGACACGGTTCTCCTTGAGGGACGGTTTGGGTGACGCGTCAACCTTAGGCCTAATCGGTGACATGTCAACTTCGCTGCGGTACACTCGATCGATGCCCGCTGCAACGACGTCCAGCACCGATTTCGCGCTCTGGCGCGACATCGTCGTGCTGCGCCAGCGCGTCGAGCGTTCGCTCGAGCAGCGCCTGCAGAAAGACGCCGGCATCTCCGTCGCCGACTTCGAGATCCTCACCGTTCTCGCACGCGAAGACGCGAAACGCCTCCGCGCCCGCGACCTCGGCGACCTGCTCGGATGGGAGAAGAGCCGCCTCTCGCATCAGGTCACCCGCATGGAGTCGCGCGGCCTCGTCGTGCGCCAGGACTGCCCGACCGATCTGCGCGGAACCTGGGTGGTGCTGACCGACGACGGCGCGGCCGCCGGAGCCCGCGCCCTCGACGGGCACGGCGAGGTGCTGCAGAGCCATTTCGACGCTCTCGACGCCGATCAACGCGACGGTCTCGAGCAGGCGGTCCGACGGCTCGTCGACACGAGCACGGGCACCGAGTGCACCGGTCCCGCGGCCTGCTGACCCGGCTCGTCGCTCGCCCTCCGGTCACCCAGCGCCTGTAGACTCGTTGCCCTGAATTCTCAAGGGGTGTGACAGGTGACGCAGTCCCAGCCAGTCGAGGCGAAGCTCGCGCTCGAGGTCGAATCCGAGCAGCGCTATCTCGACGCGCTCTACGCGCGGCTCGACACGGTCAAAGCCGAGGCTCGCAGCGAACTCGACCGCGTGCGTCTCGGTCCGCAGGGCGGCACCCACCAGAGTCGGTCGGAACGCGACGCGATGGCGCGCATCTACGAGGACCGCATCGCGCAGCTGCGCGAGGTCGACGACCGCCTCGCCTTCGGTCGCCTCGAGTCCGACGGCGGCGACTACCGCTACATCGGTCGCATCGGTCTGCGCGACGCCGACCTGCAGCCCCTCCTCCTCGATTGGCGCGTGCCGCAGGCCAGCGCCTTCTACCAGGCGACGGCGGCGACACCCCTCGGAGTGCGGGCCCGCCGTCACCTCAGCACCGACGGCCGTCGCATCACCCGCATCGAGGACGAACTCCTCGGCGACCTCGGCGACCCCGATCGGCCGCTCAGCGGCGAGAGCGCGCTGATGGCGGCCCTCACCGCGCAGCGCACCGGGCGCATGCACGACATCGTCGCGACCATCCAGGCCGAGCAGGACCGCATCATCCGCTCCGACCTTCGCGGAGTCCTCGTCGTGCAGGGCGGGCCGGGAACAGGCAAGACCGCCGTCGCCCTGCACCGGGCCGCGTACCTGCTCTACACCCACCGCGACCGACTCGCCTCGTCCGGGCTGCTCGTCGTCGGCCCCTCGCGCAGCTTCCTGCGCTACATCGAACAGGTGCTGCCCTCGCTCGGCGAGACCGGGGTGGTGCTCTCGAGTCTCGGGTCGCTGTACCCGGGCATCGACGCGCAGGCCGACGACCCCGCCGACGTCGCCGCCCTCAAGGGATCGCCCCGCATGACCGAGCTGCTGCGCCGCGCCGTGCACTCCCGCCAGGTCGTGCCCACTGAGACGCAGACGGTGGAGGTCAACGGCGAGAGCATCGACGTCTCGCCCGAGCTCATCGCGAAGGCGATCCGCCGCGCCCAGGACAGCAGGAAGCCGCACAACGAGGCACGGGTCACCTTCGTCTCGCACGCCCTCGCGGCCCTCACCTCCGAGCTCTCGGCCCGGCTGCGCCGCCGCGGCGACACCATCGACGACGAGGACGTCAGGATGCTCCGCGAGGACGTCCGCTCCAGTCAGGACGTGCGGGTGCTGCTCAACACCGCCTGGCTGCCGCTCACGCCGGAGAAGCTCCTCGGCGACCTCTACGCGCGTCCCCAGTGGCTCGCGAGCCTCACCCCGTCGTGGAACGAGCAGAAGCGGTCCCTGCTGCACCGCGACCGCGGCGCCGCGTGGACGATCTCCGACATCCCGCTCCTCGACGAAGCCGCCGAACTGCTCGGTGAAGCGCCTGCCGCGAACGCCGCCGCGGAGGCCGCTCAGCGCCGCCAGCGCGCCCTCGACATCGAGAACGCCGAGAACGCGATCCGCAACATGGGGGTCGAAGGTCTCGTCAGCGCCGAGGCGCTCGCCGACGGCTTCGCCGAGTCGGGTCCGCGTCTGACGGCGGCCGAGCGGGCGTCGACCGACCGGTCGTGGACCTTCGGACACATCGTCGTCGACGAGGCGCAGGAGCTTTCGCCGATGCAGTGGCGGCTGCTGCGCCGCCGCGCCCCGCTTCGCTCGTTCACGATCGTCGGCGACATCGCGCAGGCCAGTTCCCCTGTCGCCGCGTCGAACTGGTCGGATGCGATCCGGTCGCTCGGCGCCGAGTTCCGGCTCGAGGAGCTCACCGTCAACTACCGCACGCCCACCCAGATCGCCGCGCTTGCGGAGCGCACCGCGAAGGAGCTCGGCCTGAACGTCACCTCCTCGCAGTCGGTGCGCGAGTCGGAGTGGGAGCCTCGCGAGCTGACCGTCACCGAGCGGGCCCTCGTGCCGTCGCTGGTCGAGGCGGTCCGCGCCGATCGGATGCTCCCCGACCCGGGCACCCTCGCCGTGATCGCTCCCGAAGCGCTCGTCGGCGAGCTGCACGCGGCGCTCCACGACGAGTTCGGGGCCTCCATCGGTCTCGGCAGCGCGAGCCTCAGCCAGTCGGTGTCTGTCATGTCGCCGCGCACCGCGAAGGGTCTCGAGTTCGACTCCGTCGTCGCCGTCGACCCCGACGGCATCGTCGCGGCCGAGCCCCGCGGGGTCAGCGCGCTCTACGTCACCCTCACCCGCGCCACGCAGCGTCTCACCGTGCTGAAAGTGAGCTGAGCCGCGTCATGTTCCTCCGCCACCCGATCCTGTCGCTCGTCACCCTCGCGTACCTCGCGTTCGTCGGCTGGTTGACCCTGTCACCCGAGCTGCCCCTCGGCGACGGCACCGACGGGCTCGTGTGGCAGATCCTCGATCTGCTCGACCGCATCCCGGGCACGCGCTGGATCGACTACGCCGACGTCGAGTTCCTCGCGAACGTCGCCATGTTCGCCCCGATCGGCATGTTCTTCGTGCTGCTCTTCGGGCGGCGCCGGTGGTGGGCGGCCATGCTGCTGTCGTTCGTGCTGAGCTGCGCGATCGAGCTCGCCCAACTGCTGTTCTTCACGTCGCGCGTCGCCGACGTGCGCGACATCGTCTCCAATACCTCGGGCGCCGTGATCGGCGCGCTGCTGGTGCTCATCGTGACCGCACCGAAGGCCCGCCGGCTCGCGCAGGCGAGGCGCGCCGAGGCCGCCGCGCTGCAGCGGCCCGCCTGATCCGGCGTCCTCTGCGATCGGCCGATCAGTCCTCGGGGTCTTCGGGGTCGAGCGGCGCGTGGTGGTCGAGTCCGCCGACGCCGAGCTTCCAGTAGCCGTCGACCTTCACCCGGTCGCGTGAGAGCCCGAGTTCGCGGCGCAGACGACGGCGCACGGGGATGAGCGCGGTCGCCTCCCCGGCCGCCCACACGTAGGTGTCGGCATCGAGGTGAAGACCGGCGAGCGCGGTGAGCGCCGCCGCCTCACCCGTCGCGATGCGCGTGATCGCCACCCTGTCGCCCGTCGGTACGGGGTAGTCGAGGATCCGGTCGTCGTTCGACTGCACGAACGCGATCACCTCGGCGTCGAATCGCACGGCCTCGACCCACCGACTGAGCGCGGGCAGGGCGCTCGCGTCGGCGAGCAGGACGAAGCGGCGGTAGCCGCGGGGTGCGAGCCGGGAGCCGCGCGGACCGCCGATCGACAGGGTCGATCCCGGTTCCGCGGCCGTGGCCCACGCGGTCGCCGGGCCGGTGTCGCCGTGCACCACGAAGTCGAGGTCGAGTTCGGGGCCGCCGCTCTCGCCCACCTCGCGGAAGACCGCCGGCGTGTAGTCGCGCATGACGCGCTCACCGTCCTCCGACGGGAAGAACACCTTGACGTGGTCTTCGGGTCCGAGGCTCACGAACCCGCCGAGCTCGTCGCCCGCGAGGGTGACCCGGCGGATCTGCGCCGTCAGGTCGGCCACGCGGACGACGGTCAGGTCGCGGCGCACCAGCTCGTGACGCACCACCTCTCGGACGCGGTCTCCGGTGGACGAGGATGCGGGCGAGGAATCGGTCACGAGGATCCATTCTGCTCCCGCCGCGGCGGGGGCGGGGTCAACCCGAGATGCAGGCCCCCGGCGAGACGCCCTCCTCGAGGGTCGGGGCCGCTGCCAGCACCGGCGAGAGCTCGGTCATCGTCATGGCGTAGCCGACGTTCGCCGTGGTGGCGCCTTTCGCGAAGACGACGCCGACGACGGCTCCGTCGAGGTCGAGCAGCGGGCCGCCCGAGTTGCCCTGCTGGATGTCGGCGGCGAGCGTGTACACCTCGCGCGGCGACTTCGAATCGCCGTAGATGTCACTGACCTGGAGGGGCTGCACGGAGATGACGTTCGCCGGCTTCGTGGTGAACGGTCCACCGAACGGATAGCCGTCGGCGACGGCGTCGCTGCCCGGCGCGAGGTTCGTGCCGAACGGCAGGGCGGGGGCGGTGAACCCGTCGGTGGCGATGACCGCGAGATCGTCGACCGGGTCGAAGTAGACGACGCGGCCGCTGACGGTACCGTCCTGCCGCGACTCGACGACCGGCTGGTCGACGCCGGAGACGACGTGCGCGTTCGTGACGATGCGGTCGGGCGCGACGAGGAACCCGCTTCCCGTCTGGCTCTGACCGCAGGCGTAGGCGTTGCCGCTGATGCGGACCACCGAGCGGGCGGCGGCCTGCAGGCCCTGCGATGCGGTGCCCAGCTGTGGCAGTTCGGGTGCGGTTGTCGGCCCGCCGAGCGCCTCCGAGATGCTCGGGATGCCGCCGTCGACGACGAGGGAGCGCACCTGGGCGAGCGCGCTCTTCACCGGGTCGGGCGTCACGGTGTCGATGGTCCGCAGCACGACGGAGGAGGCGATCGCCGGGCTCAGCAGTGGAACGCCGAGCGACCCGACGCCGAAGGCGACCATCGACGCCACGAGCGCGGTCACGACGACGCCGATGACGGCGCCGAGGACCTTGTCGAGCGTCCGCAGCGGGCCGCGCGGAACGGTGCGGGCAAGCGCCCGCCCGAGTGCGCCGCCCGCGGTGACACCGATGACGATGAGGGCGACGACGAGAGCGAGGATCGCGACGAGGCGGATCGGCGCATCCGCGATGAGCCCCGTCACCGGGGGGATCAGCAGCACCGCCGCGGCGCCGCCGGCCACGACGCCGGCGATCGAGAAGGCGCTGCGCAGCAGGCCCGCCCGGTAGCCGTACACGAGGTAGGACACCAGCACGACGAGGAGGAGCACATCGACGACGACGGACAGCATCGGCCCCGCCTTTCGATTCGCGCGCTGCCCCTCGCAGCGGACCCGCGGCCATTCTGCCCGGTCGCGGCTGAGTGATGGCATCGTCGCCGCGCGCGCCGGGGTCGTGCGGCGCGCGCCGGTAGGCTTCTGCGGTGCAGCACCGAACCCCCGCCGAGATCGTCCGCTCGAGCACCACTCTCACCCCCGACTTCCCCGAGCAGGGCATCCTCTTCCGCGACCTCAGCCCGCTGTTCGCCGACGCCGACGCGTTCCGGTCGACCGTCGAGGCGCTCGCCGAGCCGTTCGGCGGCGACTTCACCCTCGTCGCGGGTGCCGAGGCGCGAGGCTTCGTGCTGGCCGCGGGCCTCGCGGTCGCCACCGGCACCGGGGCGCTGCCCATCCGCAAAGCGGGCAAGCTGCCGCCGCCCGTCCTCACCGAGAGCTACGACCTCGAATACGGGAGCGCGAGCCTCCAGCTGGTCGACGGTCTCGTCGCGCCCCAGCGCGTGCTGCTCATCGACGACGTGCTCGCGACCGGGGGCACCCTCGCCGCATCGCGT from Herbiconiux sp. L3-i23 encodes:
- a CDS encoding FKBP-type peptidyl-prolyl cis-trans isomerase, whose product is MTDLNAKPEIDAPEGPAPETLEIVDIVEGDGPAAAASSTVNVHYLGVEYETGEEFDSSWSRGQSINFPLNRLVAGWQEGIPGMKVGGRRKLTIPPALAYGPAGAGHPLSGKTLIFVIDLLGVS
- a CDS encoding VanZ family protein, which translates into the protein MFLRHPILSLVTLAYLAFVGWLTLSPELPLGDGTDGLVWQILDLLDRIPGTRWIDYADVEFLANVAMFAPIGMFFVLLFGRRRWWAAMLLSFVLSCAIELAQLLFFTSRVADVRDIVSNTSGAVIGALLVLIVTAPKARRLAQARRAEAAALQRPA
- a CDS encoding adenine phosphoribosyltransferase, with protein sequence MQHRTPAEIVRSSTTLTPDFPEQGILFRDLSPLFADADAFRSTVEALAEPFGGDFTLVAGAEARGFVLAAGLAVATGTGALPIRKAGKLPPPVLTESYDLEYGSASLQLVDGLVAPQRVLLIDDVLATGGTLAASRRLLERAGHEVVGIGVVIELPELRGRDALPGIRVHALLSE
- a CDS encoding MarR family winged helix-turn-helix transcriptional regulator; translated protein: MPAATTSSTDFALWRDIVVLRQRVERSLEQRLQKDAGISVADFEILTVLAREDAKRLRARDLGDLLGWEKSRLSHQVTRMESRGLVVRQDCPTDLRGTWVVLTDDGAAAGARALDGHGEVLQSHFDALDADQRDGLEQAVRRLVDTSTGTECTGPAAC
- a CDS encoding MarP family serine protease, whose protein sequence is MLSVVVDVLLLVVLVSYLVYGYRAGLLRSAFSIAGVVAGGAAAVLLIPPVTGLIADAPIRLVAILALVVALIVIGVTAGGALGRALARTVPRGPLRTLDKVLGAVIGVVVTALVASMVAFGVGSLGVPLLSPAIASSVVLRTIDTVTPDPVKSALAQVRSLVVDGGIPSISEALGGPTTAPELPQLGTASQGLQAAARSVVRISGNAYACGQSQTGSGFLVAPDRIVTNAHVVSGVDQPVVESRQDGTVSGRVVYFDPVDDLAVIATDGFTAPALPFGTNLAPGSDAVADGYPFGGPFTTKPANVISVQPLQVSDIYGDSKSPREVYTLAADIQQGNSGGPLLDLDGAVVGVVFAKGATTANVGYAMTMTELSPVLAAAPTLEEGVSPGACISG
- a CDS encoding siderophore-interacting protein — encoded protein: MTDSSPASSSTGDRVREVVRHELVRRDLTVVRVADLTAQIRRVTLAGDELGGFVSLGPEDHVKVFFPSEDGERVMRDYTPAVFREVGESGGPELDLDFVVHGDTGPATAWATAAEPGSTLSIGGPRGSRLAPRGYRRFVLLADASALPALSRWVEAVRFDAEVIAFVQSNDDRILDYPVPTGDRVAITRIATGEAAALTALAGLHLDADTYVWAAGEATALIPVRRRLRRELGLSRDRVKVDGYWKLGVGGLDHHAPLDPEDPED
- a CDS encoding UvrD-helicase domain-containing protein, translated to MTQSQPVEAKLALEVESEQRYLDALYARLDTVKAEARSELDRVRLGPQGGTHQSRSERDAMARIYEDRIAQLREVDDRLAFGRLESDGGDYRYIGRIGLRDADLQPLLLDWRVPQASAFYQATAATPLGVRARRHLSTDGRRITRIEDELLGDLGDPDRPLSGESALMAALTAQRTGRMHDIVATIQAEQDRIIRSDLRGVLVVQGGPGTGKTAVALHRAAYLLYTHRDRLASSGLLVVGPSRSFLRYIEQVLPSLGETGVVLSSLGSLYPGIDAQADDPADVAALKGSPRMTELLRRAVHSRQVVPTETQTVEVNGESIDVSPELIAKAIRRAQDSRKPHNEARVTFVSHALAALTSELSARLRRRGDTIDDEDVRMLREDVRSSQDVRVLLNTAWLPLTPEKLLGDLYARPQWLASLTPSWNEQKRSLLHRDRGAAWTISDIPLLDEAAELLGEAPAANAAAEAAQRRQRALDIENAENAIRNMGVEGLVSAEALADGFAESGPRLTAAERASTDRSWTFGHIVVDEAQELSPMQWRLLRRRAPLRSFTIVGDIAQASSPVAASNWSDAIRSLGAEFRLEELTVNYRTPTQIAALAERTAKELGLNVTSSQSVRESEWEPRELTVTERALVPSLVEAVRADRMLPDPGTLAVIAPEALVGELHAALHDEFGASIGLGSASLSQSVSVMSPRTAKGLEFDSVVAVDPDGIVAAEPRGVSALYVTLTRATQRLTVLKVS
- a CDS encoding NADPH-dependent FMN reductase, translating into MSHTTDDLRIGVILGSTRPGRNGEPVARWVLEQASERDGVTYELVDLADFPLPHLDEPVPPSMGQYTKDHTQAWARAVASYDGFVFVTPEYNHSTSGVLKNALDYVYAEWNNKAAAFVSYGSVGGVRAVEHLRGIASELQIAHVRQSLSFSLVTDFENYSVFTPGAHHAGMAQTMFDQLESWTEAMRQVRVERLDAAA
- a CDS encoding M50 family metallopeptidase, which translates into the protein MEQLVALWARISAESPALDPVVVAGCLLAALVVVVFSPVWRLARHSITIVHEAGHGFAATLTGRRLSGIRLHSDTSGVTVSVGRPRGIGMALTLLAGYPAPAFVGLGAASLIGIGHATGVLWAVLALLVLVLIQIRNWFGLWSVLVVGTLVFAATWLLDPFWQAVVATTLAGFLLAGSLRATLELQTSRRHEGAGRGRGDSDADQLARLSGVPGLVWVGVFLSLALLCAAGGVVLLLRLPVILPV